In Blautia wexlerae DSM 19850, a single window of DNA contains:
- a CDS encoding carbohydrate ABC transporter permease: protein MNTNSASKKAISMVCLIAGIILLAASLIQDISGSGAGWRGPALIIGAIGILLGMYLFPTLKHHRSIVNFIFVFPLLFTFVVTVIIPLCLGVFYSFTDWNGIKMTGFIGFANYKAMFSEPSFLWSLIITILFVVLNMVLVNVVAFMLALLCTSKVKGLSFFRASYFLPNLIGGIVLGYVWQFIFNNVLIKMTNNISLLSKTNTAMMAIIVVYIWQYAGYIMLIYVTGLTQVPKDVLEASQIDGANAVTTLFKIKIPMIAATITICTFLTLTSAFKQFDVNMALTNGTGSVTSFFGNYLTNGTQMLALNIYNTAISKNNYALGQAKAILFFIILAAVSIIQVRISNKKEVEM, encoded by the coding sequence ATGAATACAAACAGTGCTAGTAAAAAAGCAATTTCCATGGTATGCCTGATCGCCGGTATTATTTTACTGGCAGCATCATTGATCCAGGATATTTCCGGAAGCGGAGCAGGCTGGAGAGGTCCGGCGCTGATCATCGGTGCAATCGGCATCTTACTGGGAATGTATTTATTCCCGACATTAAAACATCACAGAAGCATCGTTAACTTTATATTTGTATTTCCGTTGTTATTTACATTTGTAGTAACAGTTATTATTCCATTATGCCTTGGTGTATTCTATTCCTTTACAGACTGGAATGGAATCAAGATGACAGGATTTATAGGATTTGCAAACTATAAGGCAATGTTCAGTGAACCAAGTTTCCTCTGGTCACTGATCATCACAATTCTGTTTGTAGTTCTGAATATGGTTCTGGTAAATGTAGTAGCGTTTATGCTGGCCTTACTCTGTACCTCTAAGGTTAAGGGACTCTCATTCTTCAGAGCTTCCTATTTCCTGCCAAACCTGATCGGCGGTATCGTACTTGGTTATGTATGGCAGTTCATATTTAATAACGTACTGATCAAGATGACAAATAATATTTCACTTCTGTCAAAGACAAACACAGCTATGATGGCTATCATCGTTGTTTATATCTGGCAGTATGCAGGTTATATCATGCTGATCTATGTAACAGGTCTGACACAGGTACCTAAAGATGTACTGGAAGCATCTCAGATCGATGGCGCAAATGCTGTTACAACATTATTTAAGATCAAGATTCCGATGATCGCAGCTACAATTACAATCTGTACATTCCTTACCTTAACATCTGCATTCAAACAGTTCGATGTTAACATGGCTCTGACAAATGGTACAGGTTCTGTCACAAGTTTCTTCGGAAACTATCTGACAAACGGTACTCAGATGCTGGCTCTGAATATTTATAATACAGCGATCTCCAAGAACAATTATGCACTTGGTCAGGCGAAAGCTATTCTGTTCTTCATTATCCTGGCTGCTGTATCTATTATTCAGGTCAGAATTTCCAATAAGAAGGAGGTTGAAATGTAA